The following coding sequences are from one Arachis hypogaea cultivar Tifrunner chromosome 7, arahy.Tifrunner.gnm2.J5K5, whole genome shotgun sequence window:
- the LOC112702438 gene encoding transcription factor DIVARICATA, which produces MELESVYPGWNWNWNLLEQERQSSSREWSKEDNKKFESALAIFDKETPDRWLKVAAMIPGKSVYDVIKQYRELEEDVNDIEAGRVPVPGYIASSFTFELLHHHNHDGSRRRPNTPRPSSDQERKKGVPWTQEEHRRFLMGLLKYGKGDWRNISRNFVVTKTPTQVASHAQKYYIRQKVSSGGKDKRRPSIHDITTLNLAEATATLDDNNNNINKPLSFNESKVQLDWFNHCNDDGSVMVFDPNCDHLQEQDLFDCAFHEAYAKLKIPHFNKEADFGIHAL; this is translated from the exons ATGGAATTGGAAAGCGTGTATCCTGGCTGGAATTGGAACTGGAATTTGTTAGAGCAAGAGAGGCAGAGCAGCAGCAGAGAATGGAGTAAAGAGGACAACAAGAAGTTCGAGAGTGCGCTGGCGATATTCGACAAGGAGACGCCGGATAGGTGGCTGAAGGTGGCTGCTATGATCCCCGGAAAGAGTGTGTATGATGTGATCAAGCAGTACAGAGAGCTGGAAGAAGATGTCAATGATATAGAAGCCGGCCGGGTCCCTGTCCCCGGCTATATCGCCTCTTCTTTCACCTTCGAGCTTCTTCACCACCACAACCATGATGGATCTCGAAGAAGGCCTAATACCCCAAGACCTTCTTCTGATCAAGAAAGGAAGAAAGGTGTTCCTTGGACTCAGGAGGAGCACAG ACGTTTTCTGATGGGGCTTTTGAAGTATGGAAAAGGAGATTGGAGAAACATTTCGCGAAATTTCGTGGTGACGAAGACTCCTACACAAGTTGCTAGCCATGCTCAGAAGTATTACATAAGGCAAAAGGTTTCTTCAGGAGGGAAAGATAAGAGGAGACCCAGCATCCATGATATAACAACTCTTAACCTCGCAGAAGCCACTGCAACTttagatgataataataataatatcaacaaGCCCCTCTCATTCAATGAGTCTAAAGTGCAATTGGATTGGTTCAATCACTGTAATGATGATGGATCAGTGATGGTTTTCGACCCCAATTGCGACCATTTGCAAGAGCAGGATCTCTTTGATTGTGCTTTCCATGAAGCTTATGCAAAGCTCAAGATCCCGCATTTCAACAAGGAAGCTGATTTTGGTATTCATGCATTGTAA